Proteins from a single region of Gloeomargarita sp. SKYB120:
- a CDS encoding ATP-binding protein produces MTPASPDAHSYPAALRMGRLVVPSDIGALTQVLDWFGQFNQPPLTYEIWWFCQLVLDEGFTNAVRHAHRGLPATTPITVEVQVFPEAIEMRIWDQGPAFDLQAKLAEVAQLPLDPEPEGGMGLLFLTRFADVVEYQRHQHQNCLFLRKQFPPASSQG; encoded by the coding sequence TTGACGCCTGCATCGCCGGATGCGCATTCTTATCCTGCAGCGCTCCGAATGGGTCGGCTGGTGGTTCCCTCCGACATTGGGGCGTTGACCCAGGTGCTAGATTGGTTTGGCCAGTTCAATCAACCACCCTTGACTTACGAAATCTGGTGGTTCTGTCAACTGGTGTTGGACGAAGGTTTCACGAACGCGGTGCGCCACGCCCACCGGGGCCTGCCCGCGACCACGCCCATTACGGTAGAGGTGCAGGTGTTTCCCGAAGCGATTGAGATGCGGATTTGGGACCAGGGGCCGGCGTTTGACCTGCAGGCCAAGCTGGCGGAGGTAGCCCAACTGCCCCTGGATCCCGAACCCGAAGGGGGTATGGGCTTGCTGTTTCTAACCCGCTTTGCCGACGTGGTGGAGTACCAGCGGCACCAGCACCAGAATTGCCTGTTTCTGCGCAAGCAATTCCCGCCCGCGTCTTCCCAGGGTTAG
- the cysE gene encoding serine O-acetyltransferase yields the protein MRVLETLIADFQIIFERDPAARNPLEVLLCYPGWHAVLMYRLAHALYRLKIPLIPRLISHIARFLTGIEIHPGAQIGKGFFIDHGMGVVIGETTVIGDYCLLYQGVTLGGTGKEKGKRHPTLGDHVIVGAGAKVLGNITIGNHVRIGAGSVVLRSVPSHCTVVGVPGRLICKDATVEPLEHGRLPDSEAQAIRVLADRIEELERQVQALRQGQTPPEPPMVAAQHKALEEFLDGAGI from the coding sequence ATGCGGGTATTGGAGACCCTGATTGCCGATTTCCAGATCATCTTTGAGCGGGACCCAGCGGCCCGCAATCCCCTGGAGGTGCTGTTGTGTTATCCGGGATGGCATGCGGTGTTAATGTACCGGCTAGCCCACGCCCTGTACCGGTTGAAAATTCCCCTCATTCCCCGGCTGATTTCCCATATTGCTCGGTTTTTGACGGGGATCGAAATCCATCCGGGTGCCCAGATCGGCAAGGGCTTTTTCATTGACCACGGCATGGGCGTGGTGATTGGGGAGACCACTGTGATCGGGGATTACTGTTTGCTCTACCAGGGTGTCACGCTGGGGGGGACCGGCAAGGAAAAGGGCAAACGCCACCCCACACTGGGCGACCATGTAATTGTTGGCGCTGGGGCCAAGGTCTTGGGCAATATCACGATTGGGAACCATGTGCGGATTGGGGCTGGGTCAGTAGTGCTTCGCTCGGTGCCGTCCCATTGCACGGTGGTGGGGGTGCCGGGTCGCCTGATTTGTAAAGACGCGACGGTGGAACCCCTGGAGCACGGGCGCTTGCCCGACTCGGAGGCCCAGGCCATTCGGGTGCTGGCGGATCGGATTGAAGAGCTGGAGCGGCAAGTGCAGGCGCTGCGCCAGGGTCAGACGCCCCCTGAACCCCCGATGGTAGCCGCTCAGCACAAGGCGCTGGAGGAATTTCTCGACGGGGCGGGCATTTAG